CATTTGGTTTCGGAGGGCACAACGTCTGCCTTGCTGTTCGCAAGTGGGAAGGGGAATAAGCCTGTGAGCGAAGAGCTAATCCATATCCCGGATGTGCTTCCTCACCGGTACCCTTTTCTTCTGTTGGATGGCGTGACCGGGTACGAAACGTCGCAATGGGCGAAGGGATACAAGCTTGTCACCTGGAGTGAGTGGTTCATTACAGACAGTAATCCATACATGCCTCCTATGTTGATTGTGGAGTCGCTTGCACAATTGGCGGCATTCGTGGCGGTTGATAAAAAAGGGATTTCATACCTGACCAATCTCAATGGGATTCGGTTCCATAGCTTGGCGAAGCCTGGGGACCGAATTGATCTCTACTTTGAAGTGATCAAGCGTCGACGGGGCTATATTCTGGGAAGCGGTCGTGCTTCCGTAGGGGATCGATTGGTAGTTGAGGCGGAAGAAATTGTTTCACTGGATCAATGACGGTGTGGAAGCGCACGTTAAACTTTCCTTTTGTCCTCCTGACTGCCAGGTGCAGCGGGAGGATATTCACATCATGGAATAGGAGTGAATGAGATGAATGACATGCAGTTATATGATTTAACAAATGCGCAGAAGCGTATATGGTATACCGAATTACTCTACCCAGATACGTCAGTGTCACAGCTTTCCGGTACAGCTAAGATGAAGGGGCATATCCATATCGCTGCCTTCATGCAGTCTATTAATTTGATTATCAAACAGTATGATGCGTTCCGTATTCGTATTACCTCAGTGGATG
The Paenibacillus peoriae DNA segment above includes these coding regions:
- a CDS encoding 3-hydroxyacyl-ACP dehydratase FabZ family protein, with amino-acid sequence MHIPDVLPHRYPFLLLDGVTGYETSQWAKGYKLVTWSEWFITDSNPYMPPMLIVESLAQLAAFVAVDKKGISYLTNLNGIRFHSLAKPGDRIDLYFEVIKRRRGYILGSGRASVGDRLVVEAEEIVSLDQ